DNA from Nitrospina gracilis Nb-211:
ATCGATCGACAAGATCAAGATTCTGTCCGTTGCCTCCCTTCTGGGCGAGGCCATTTTGCGGATTCACAGTGAGTCATCGATCAGCTCGCTGTTCGATGCGGAGGATAATTTGTAGTCATGTCAAAAGAACTGAAGGGCACCATCAGGGAACAGCGCGGCACGGCCGCCAATCGCCGTTTGCGGGCGGAGGGGCTTTTGCCCGGCATCATTTACGGTCAAAGCGACCCGGTCTCCGTTACGGTCAACCACAAGGAACTGCGCAAGCTCATCGAGGCTTACGGCATCAACACCCTCATCAACTTGTCGTTGGAGTCCGACTCCGTGCCGAAACGCACGGTGATCGTGAAGGACCACCAGTCGCACCCCATCCGCGAGGGCTGGGAGCACGTGGACTTCTATGAAGTGGACATGACGGAAAAAATCAAAACCGTCGTGCCCATTCTGCTCGACGGCAAGTCGCCCGCGGAAAAGCTGGGCGGCATCGTTCAGCAGTCGCTGGACGAGTTGCACATCCGTTGCCTCCCGGCCGACATCCCGCACGACATCAAGGTGGACATGACC
Protein-coding regions in this window:
- a CDS encoding 50S ribosomal protein L25, encoding MSKELKGTIREQRGTAANRRLRAEGLLPGIIYGQSDPVSVTVNHKELRKLIEAYGINTLINLSLESDSVPKRTVIVKDHQSHPIREGWEHVDFYEVDMTEKIKTVVPILLDGKSPAEKLGGIVQQSLDELHIRCLPADIPHDIKVDMTKVEMDQVVHVSDLVLPAGIEVIDDPEEAVVSIHEVKEEVEAPEGEEALEGEEAGAGEKAAATKEGGKSDS